Proteins encoded within one genomic window of Synechococcus sp. PCC 7335:
- a CDS encoding DUF3352 domain-containing protein, with the protein MAKETDPKSQKDIADLSQETTHIPNSPRANLGKESCSDELLESSQSPRLAPDTQVQTKPPAFSTDTANPEDPGLKGRDPKSLDPESLSQKTVNQKEVDHSSSIAPKLPNALPKLAGGLAAVILLGGGIIAALNLSQRPPQSPSPVGAQIVPQDALATLTVTTDEEIWTRLRQFGTAESQTQFDQLLTNWKDRLFTLNGYRFKRDIKPWIGDRITLALLPAAEQPTGPTNRPQLEGIAAATQNIVLIAPIADPNKANALFESGPQRSAITWEDRSYKKVPIKTIQTATGQAMEAAVLGTDWLLLSNTASGIERAIDTYRGDRSLQDNDGYRSATAALEESRPLGNNFAQLYLNIPIATEVLKAPVGTSASQSGSLVPLQGSQGIVATALVESEGLRFRGTSWLLPENDLAYEDLNNEADDMLRRLPGDTLLALSGSNLQQTWQALSKGNISPPFFPDARNLQAALLTQTGLDIEADIMPWASGEFALGLLPPEAEPTKENAPDKNQAETEASQSRTDNSIAISSLALMVQTNDRATAESVWEQIDNVMVERYRYRVETTDLPEGSVTKWFSPFQGVQFSHGWLPGNVTFFTVGSDATETIIPASSSSLVGTDLFQTLTGDAPAPNNGQFFLDLAQINDTDSVFPLPQLSQELSTAKPTSAIQAIGLTSTVGDRTMDYDLYIKLSKAARPGPI; encoded by the coding sequence ATGGCTAAAGAAACAGACCCTAAATCACAGAAAGATATAGCCGATCTGAGTCAAGAAACTACGCATATCCCCAACTCTCCCCGAGCTAATCTAGGCAAAGAATCCTGCTCAGATGAGCTTCTAGAAAGTAGCCAGAGTCCTCGGCTAGCACCAGACACTCAAGTCCAGACCAAGCCACCAGCCTTTTCAACAGATACTGCTAATCCTGAAGACCCAGGTCTGAAAGGTCGAGACCCAAAAAGCCTAGACCCAGAGAGCCTAAGCCAAAAAACAGTAAACCAAAAGGAAGTAGATCACTCTTCTAGCATTGCGCCAAAGTTGCCAAACGCACTGCCCAAGCTAGCTGGCGGTCTAGCCGCTGTAATTCTATTAGGGGGAGGGATAATTGCCGCCCTAAATCTTTCTCAACGGCCGCCTCAAAGCCCTTCCCCGGTAGGTGCTCAGATTGTTCCTCAAGACGCCCTAGCAACCCTGACCGTTACTACCGACGAGGAGATCTGGACTAGGCTAAGGCAGTTTGGCACCGCCGAAAGCCAGACACAGTTCGATCAGCTTTTGACTAACTGGAAAGATCGGCTATTCACGCTTAATGGATATCGTTTCAAGCGAGATATCAAACCCTGGATTGGCGATCGCATCACCCTAGCTTTGCTACCTGCCGCCGAGCAGCCAACTGGACCAACTAATCGGCCTCAGTTAGAGGGCATAGCCGCAGCTACTCAAAACATCGTGTTGATTGCGCCAATCGCCGATCCTAACAAAGCTAATGCTCTATTTGAAAGCGGTCCACAGCGCTCAGCTATCACCTGGGAAGATCGTAGTTACAAGAAAGTTCCCATCAAAACTATTCAAACGGCGACAGGACAGGCTATGGAAGCTGCCGTTCTGGGCACTGATTGGCTTTTGCTGAGCAACACGGCCTCAGGTATTGAACGCGCAATTGATACCTACCGAGGCGATCGCTCTTTGCAAGATAATGACGGCTATCGTAGCGCTACAGCTGCTCTAGAAGAGTCTCGGCCTTTAGGTAACAATTTTGCCCAGCTCTATTTGAATATTCCTATTGCTACCGAAGTACTAAAAGCACCAGTAGGCACCTCAGCTAGTCAGTCGGGGAGCCTAGTTCCTCTTCAAGGCTCGCAGGGCATTGTCGCCACGGCCCTAGTCGAATCAGAGGGCCTGCGCTTTCGAGGAACTAGCTGGCTACTTCCCGAGAACGATCTGGCCTACGAAGATCTAAACAACGAAGCAGATGATATGCTTCGCCGCCTGCCTGGCGATACGCTTTTAGCGCTATCAGGCAGCAATTTGCAGCAGACCTGGCAAGCCCTAAGCAAGGGCAATATCTCACCCCCATTCTTTCCAGATGCACGGAATCTACAAGCAGCTCTATTGACTCAAACAGGTCTAGATATCGAAGCAGACATTATGCCTTGGGCCAGCGGAGAGTTTGCACTCGGGCTATTACCGCCTGAGGCCGAACCGACAAAAGAGAATGCGCCTGACAAGAATCAGGCTGAGACCGAAGCCAGTCAGAGCAGGACTGACAATAGCATCGCGATCTCCTCTCTAGCGCTGATGGTGCAAACCAATGACCGTGCCACCGCTGAGTCTGTTTGGGAGCAGATTGACAATGTTATGGTTGAGCGCTATCGCTACCGCGTAGAGACAACTGACTTGCCAGAGGGCTCAGTAACTAAGTGGTTTTCACCATTCCAAGGGGTGCAGTTTAGCCATGGTTGGCTGCCGGGCAATGTCACCTTCTTTACAGTAGGTAGTGACGCAACCGAGACGATTATCCCTGCTTCTAGTTCTTCACTTGTAGGCACCGACCTGTTTCAGACTTTGACTGGTGATGCGCCTGCACCAAACAACGGCCAGTTTTTTTTGGATCTGGCCCAGATTAACGATACAGACAGCGTATTTCCACTACCTCAGCTATCACAAGAGCTATCTACAGCCAAACCAACCTCAGCCATTCAAGCGATTGGTCTGACTTCTACAGTGGGCGATCGCACTATGGACTATGACTTGTACATCAAACTGTCTAAGGCAGCTAGACCAGGACCTATCTAG
- the glpX gene encoding class II fructose-bisphosphatase, with protein METTLGLEIIEVVEQAAIASARWMGKGEKDIADEVAVEAMRERMNKIHMRGKIVIGEGERDDAPMLYIGEEVGICTQPNADEVCTPDELIEIDIAVDPCEGTNLCAYGQPGSMAVLAISEKGGLFAAPDFYMNKLAAPPAAKGKVDITKSPTENLKILAECLDRSIDELVIIVMKRERHNDLIKEIRDAGARVRLISDGDVSAAISCGFEGTNVHGLMGIGAAPEGVISAAAMRCLGGHFQGQLIYDPAVVKTGLIGESKEANLERLSSMGIDDPDKVYTAEELANGENVLFAGCGITPGTLMNGVRFFNGGYRTQSLVISSQSKTARFVDTVHMKDSPKRVSLN; from the coding sequence GTGGAAACCACCCTCGGTTTAGAGATTATTGAAGTCGTCGAGCAGGCAGCGATCGCATCGGCCCGCTGGATGGGTAAAGGTGAAAAAGACATTGCTGATGAGGTTGCTGTAGAAGCAATGCGCGAGCGGATGAATAAAATCCACATGCGTGGCAAGATTGTGATCGGTGAAGGCGAGCGTGATGATGCGCCTATGCTCTACATCGGTGAGGAAGTCGGCATCTGCACGCAGCCTAATGCTGACGAAGTGTGTACTCCCGATGAGTTGATTGAAATCGACATCGCTGTTGATCCCTGCGAAGGTACTAATCTCTGCGCCTACGGTCAGCCCGGTTCGATGGCAGTCTTGGCTATCTCAGAAAAAGGCGGTTTGTTTGCAGCTCCCGACTTTTACATGAACAAACTAGCTGCGCCCCCTGCTGCTAAGGGCAAAGTAGATATCACTAAAAGTCCAACTGAGAACTTGAAGATCTTGGCTGAATGTCTAGATCGCTCGATCGATGAACTCGTGATCATCGTTATGAAGCGCGAGCGGCACAATGATTTGATCAAAGAGATTCGCGATGCCGGTGCCCGTGTGCGTTTGATTAGTGATGGCGACGTTTCTGCTGCTATCTCCTGTGGGTTTGAAGGCACCAATGTTCACGGTCTTATGGGAATTGGCGCGGCACCCGAGGGCGTCATTTCCGCAGCGGCTATGCGCTGTTTAGGGGGTCACTTCCAAGGCCAGCTAATTTACGATCCTGCGGTTGTAAAAACAGGCTTAATTGGCGAGAGCAAAGAAGCAAACCTAGAGCGTCTATCCTCTATGGGAATTGACGATCCTGACAAAGTCTACACCGCTGAAGAACTGGCTAACGGTGAAAATGTGCTGTTTGCTGGCTGCGGTATTACACCTGGTACATTGATGAACGGTGTTCGCTTCTTCAACGGCGGCTACCGTACTCAGAGTCTGGTTATTTCTAGCCAGTCTAAGACAGCTCGCTTTGTCGATACTGTCCATATGAAAGACAGTCCTAAGCGCGTTAGCTTGAACTAG
- a CDS encoding glutamyl-tRNA reductase, whose product MNIAVVGLSHQTAPVEIREKLSIPSAQVADAIAHLGNSPTIEEVSILSTCNRLEIHIVANEIETGVRDVMRFLCEHSGIELAELRPHLFVLLQQDAVMHLMRVAAGLDSLVLGEGQILSQVKHALSLAQQHKGIGRILGRLLKDSIKAGKRVRTETNLGTGAVSISSAAAELALMKVESFDNCHIAILGAGKMARLLVQHLVSKRANKITLLNRTIDRANNLAGQFGDVDIQTGTLDSMLEAVVAADVVFTCTSSVEPILHRENLEPVCNGSQILVFDIAVPRNVHSNIAEIDTVFAFNVDDLKAVVAQNQESRRQMALEAEALLDEEVEAFMDWLRSLDTVPTISSLRSKVETIREQELEKAMSRLGSEFSEKHRGVVEALTRGIVNKILHDPMTQLRSQRDMEARDRAMETLQILFNLETAARNGVAGTRR is encoded by the coding sequence ATGAATATTGCTGTTGTTGGGCTTAGTCACCAGACTGCGCCAGTAGAAATCCGAGAAAAGCTGAGCATTCCTTCTGCTCAAGTTGCTGATGCGATCGCTCACCTTGGCAATTCGCCCACCATCGAAGAAGTCTCTATTCTTAGCACCTGCAACCGCCTAGAAATCCATATCGTTGCCAACGAAATTGAAACGGGCGTCCGCGATGTGATGCGCTTTCTATGCGAGCACAGCGGTATTGAGCTAGCAGAGCTGCGGCCTCATCTGTTCGTTCTGCTTCAGCAAGATGCAGTGATGCATTTGATGCGCGTTGCTGCTGGCCTTGATAGCTTAGTCTTAGGAGAAGGTCAGATTCTTTCTCAGGTAAAGCATGCTTTGAGCTTAGCCCAACAACACAAGGGTATTGGTCGGATTCTAGGTCGCCTGCTAAAAGATTCAATCAAAGCAGGTAAGCGGGTTCGGACGGAGACTAATTTGGGCACAGGTGCTGTTTCTATCAGCTCTGCTGCGGCTGAATTAGCACTGATGAAAGTCGAGAGCTTTGACAATTGTCATATCGCCATCCTGGGTGCAGGGAAGATGGCCCGCCTACTAGTACAGCACCTAGTGTCTAAACGAGCCAATAAAATTACGCTGTTGAATCGGACTATCGATCGAGCGAACAATTTGGCCGGTCAGTTTGGAGATGTCGATATTCAAACGGGAACGCTCGACAGCATGCTAGAGGCTGTCGTTGCGGCTGACGTGGTGTTTACCTGTACTTCTTCAGTTGAGCCAATTTTACACCGAGAGAATCTAGAGCCTGTCTGCAACGGTAGCCAAATTTTGGTATTTGATATTGCGGTCCCTCGTAACGTTCATAGCAATATTGCTGAGATTGACACTGTCTTCGCGTTTAACGTAGACGATTTAAAGGCAGTGGTCGCGCAAAATCAGGAAAGTCGGAGACAGATGGCGCTAGAGGCCGAGGCTCTATTGGATGAGGAAGTAGAAGCGTTTATGGACTGGTTGCGATCGCTCGATACCGTCCCTACCATCAGCAGCTTGCGTAGCAAAGTGGAGACCATTCGCGAGCAAGAGCTAGAAAAAGCCATGTCTCGTCTAGGTTCAGAATTTTCTGAGAAGCACCGTGGTGTCGTAGAAGCGCTGACTCGGGGCATTGTGAATAAGATTTTGCATGATCCAATGACTCAGTTACGATCGCAAAGGGATATGGAAGCGAGAGACCGGGCAATGGAAACATTGCAGATATTGTTCAATCTAGAAACGGCTGCTCGTAATGGCGTCGCGGGTACCCGCCGCTAG